A single region of the Chionomys nivalis chromosome 23, mChiNiv1.1, whole genome shotgun sequence genome encodes:
- the LOC130865447 gene encoding 40S ribosomal protein S21-like yields MQNDAGEFVDLYVPRKCSASNRIIGAKDHASIQINVAEVDRVTGRFNGQFKTYAICGAIRRMGESDDSILRLAKADGIVSKNF; encoded by the coding sequence ATGCAGAACGACGCTGGCGAGTTCGTGGACCTGTACGTGCCGCGGAAATGCTCTGCGAGCAACCGCATCATTGGTGCCAAGGACCATGCGTCCATCCAGATAAACGTGGCCGAGGTTGACAGGGTCACAGGTCGGTTTAATGGCCAGTTTAAAACCTACGCTATCTGTGGCGCCATTCGCAGGATGGGCGAGTCAGATGATTCTATTCTCCGATTGGCTAAAGCTGATGGAATTGTCTCCAAGAATTTTTGA